The following are encoded in a window of Ranitomeya variabilis isolate aRanVar5 chromosome 8, aRanVar5.hap1, whole genome shotgun sequence genomic DNA:
- the ECHDC2 gene encoding enoyl-CoA hydratase domain-containing protein 2, mitochondrial: MGSSVRQLSRLRGSLHWGLFRGLSSAAGHTEVRVTHLEGHDAGIAEIIMCRPRARNSLGKLFVSEFFHCVDSLRHDGGVRVVVVRSAVPGVFCAGADLKERAQMGNSEASLFVQSLRKLMNEIAALPMPTIAAVDGYALGGGLELALACDLRVAASSAKLGLIETTRGLLPGAGGSQRLPRLVGIGLAKELIFTGRQIEGTQAFQIGLVNDSVPQNEEGNSAYKKALELAHEILPQAPVAVRMAKLAMNKGSEVDIASGMAIEGMCYGQVIPTKDRLEGMAAFQEKRPPRYMGE; the protein is encoded by the exons ATGGGCAGCTCAGTGCGGCAGTTGTCTCGGTTGCGGGGGTCTTTACATTGGGGGCTGTTCAGGGGGCTCAGCAGTGCAGCCGGGCACACAGAGGTCCGGGTCACCCATCTAGAAGGGCACGATGCGG gTATCGCGGAGATCATCATGTGCCGGCCTCGTGCTCGAAACTCCCTGGGCAAACTGTTTGTTAGTGAG TTTTTCCATTGTGTAGACAGCCTGCGCCATGACGGCGGTGTCCGAGTGGTGGTGGTCAGGAGCGCAGTCCCCGGGGTCTTCTGTGCAG GCGCTGATTTGAAGGAGCGAGCGCAGATGGGAAATTCTGAAGCTTCTCTGTTTGTTCAGAGTCTGAGAAAGTTAATGAATGAAATTG CGGCTCTGCCTATGCCCACAATTGCTGCAGTAGATGGATACGCCCTGGGGGGCGGCTTGGAGTTGGCGCTGGCGTGTGATCTCCGTGTAGCAG CATCTTCAGCCAAACTGGGGCtcattgaaaccaccagagggctgCTGCCAGGGGCAG GGGGTTCACAGCGACTTCCTCGCCTAGTTGGTATTGGTTTAGCCAAAGAACTAATCTTTACCGGGAGACAGATCGAGGGTACGCAGGCATTCCAGATCGGACTAGTAAATGATTCTGTTCCCCAAAATGAGGAGGGGAACTCTGCCTACAAGAAGGCATTGGAACTGGCCCATGAAATCTTGCCGCAG GCCCCAGTTGCGGTGAGGATGGCCAAGTTGGCTATGAATAAAGGAAGTGAG GTGGACATTGCCTCTGGAATGGCCATAGAGGGAATGTGCTATGGACAG GTGATTCCTACCAAGGATCGTTTAGAAGGAATGGCAGCTTTCCAGGAGAAGCGTCCCCCTCGTTACATGGGCGAGTAA